Proteins from one Asterias rubens chromosome 21, eAstRub1.3, whole genome shotgun sequence genomic window:
- the LOC117304405 gene encoding ectonucleotide pyrophosphatase/phosphodiesterase family member 7-like: MDKAFCLGLLVLLTSLVNSQQKTPTEKILFLLVDGLRWDRLGYEMPALDKIAQNGVRAEWLDGVFVTKSAPSMFSIATGLYVESHGVVHNLAFDAATHEMTGGWSETMNSTWWFNFAGEPLWITAITQGLSAGSFMYPGGQTPIDGILPNCYIGYSTKVYQNLIDRAEVVFDWLYEDNLDVVFLYVGKLDDALHYTGFSEETERVAGEVNELISYILAKIAVDSNVGDNLNFIVASDHGMAKISGDKALSLFDYIDESKVGMLVSDGGSIFQIQPVQGALEEVYSTLSRAHPSINIFKKEEFPSRFHYGNNPRNLALIGYMDIGWTMFPRVDNVSAAGHGYDNDDMTMKSLFYAQGPSFRHGYLANHFESVNIYSLMCEILGVVPAPNNGSRNTYKDMLVSEHPTRVTVTCGATALNGCYTAFIYMGTIFAKFFVLQL; encoded by the exons GAGAAGATCCTATTTCTCCTCGTGGATGGACTCCGATGGGACCGTCTTGGGTACGAGATGCCGGCCCTGGACAAGATTGCACAGAATGGGGTCCGCGCTGAATGGTTGGACGGTGTCTTTGTTACTAAGTCAGCACCCAGCATGTTCTCCATCGCTACTG GTCTCTACGTTGAAAGTCACGGTGTTGTCCATAACTTAGCCTTTGACGCAGCCACACACGAAATGACAGGTGGATGGAGCGAAACTATGAATTCCACGTGGTGGTTTAACTTTGCCGGTGAGCCGCTCTGGATCACGGCAATCACTCAGGGTCTTAGCGCGGGCAGCTTCATGTATCCCGGGGGTCAAACGCCGATCGACGGCATCCTTCCTAATTGCTACATCGGGTACTCCACCAAGGTGTACCAAAACCTCATAGATCGCGCAGAAGTGGTCTTTGACTGGCTCTATGAAGATAACTTGgatgttgttttcttgtacGTCGGGAAGCTCGACGATGCTCTCCACTATACGGGTTTCAGTGAAGAAACGGAAAGGGTGGCTGGTGAAGTCAACGAACTTATAAGTTATATTCTAGCCAAGATAGCGGTAGATTCAAATGTTGGAGACAATTTAAACTTCATTGTAGCGAGTGATCATGGAATGGCTAAGATCTCCGGCGATAAGGCACTTTCTTTGTTTGATTACATCGACGAATCGAAAGTGGGTATGCTCGTTTCCGACGGTGGGTCAATATTTCAGATTCAACCTGTACAGGGCGCACTTGAGGAG GTGTACAGCACCCTGTCACGTGCCCATCCATCGATCAACATCTTTAAGAAAGAAGAGTTTCCTTCAAGATTTCACTACGGTAACAACCCACGAAATCTGGCTCTGATTGGGTACATGGACATAGGATGGACTATGTTTCCG AGAGTTGACAATGTGTCAGCAGCAGGTCATGGTTACGACAATGACGACATGACAATGAAGTCTTTGTTCTACGCTCAGGGACCTAGCTTCAGACATGGATACCTCGCCAATCATTTTGAATCG GTGAATATTTACTCTTTAATGTGTGAGATTCTTGGCGTTGTGCCAGCGCCGAACAATGGCTCAAGAAACACCTACAAAGATATGTTGGTATCTGAACATCCTACGAGAGTCACGGTCACATGTGGTGCTACTGCCCTCAACGGCTGCTACACGGCCTTCATCTACATGGGAACCATTTTTGCAAAATTCTTTGTTCTTCAATTGTAA